Proteins from a single region of Acidaminococcus timonensis:
- a CDS encoding phosphodiester glycosidase family protein → MVLQQSYRKWISRFLLAGMLVTAGLPVAQAARVSQLRGGVNPNRARVVMNLDEPVGYTSRVVGNQLIITLKGKTDRTQMVRLRDPRIQKATLEPSGSGSRLVVVFRRTVPAYKVFLLKNPQRLVVDFPRTGSGASTPGKSSGSGQWLGKGLTYKAARVNYGAGQVKTYTLTLAPSSEFKLDFIPGYGRTIQKGTLTMIQKRSGAVALVNASYFDSDIWVVGNLKIQGKWLGMETTPRTGLIIPKTGTPSIQPGLSYSGTVTRPDGKSFAITGVDRMRLENELILFNDGYDDTTDTNRYGTEVKLVNGVVSDISRAGSMPLTAGSTVLSGNGTAAAFLNGLRRGDRVTLRQTLGNPVADSAASVGSAGPQLVRDGQVAVTSGEEEIAPDIADGRAPRTGVGIKKDGTVLIVVADGRSDDSAGFTLDEFARYFVSLGADRAMNFDGGGSSEMVVNGRIMNDPSDGSERPVRVALGVFRK, encoded by the coding sequence GGAGGAGTGAATCCGAATCGGGCCCGGGTGGTCATGAACCTGGATGAGCCGGTGGGGTATACCAGCCGGGTGGTAGGCAACCAGCTGATCATCACCCTGAAAGGCAAAACCGACCGGACCCAGATGGTGCGGCTGCGGGACCCGCGGATCCAGAAAGCCACGCTGGAGCCCTCTGGCAGCGGCAGCCGGCTGGTGGTGGTGTTCCGCAGGACAGTGCCCGCCTATAAGGTTTTTCTGCTGAAGAATCCCCAGCGGCTGGTGGTGGATTTTCCCCGTACCGGCAGTGGGGCGAGCACCCCGGGGAAATCTTCCGGTTCCGGCCAGTGGCTGGGGAAGGGCCTTACCTATAAAGCGGCCCGGGTGAACTATGGGGCCGGCCAGGTAAAGACCTATACCCTGACCCTGGCACCTTCCAGCGAGTTCAAGCTGGACTTCATCCCCGGTTATGGCAGGACCATCCAGAAGGGGACCCTGACCATGATCCAGAAACGGTCCGGTGCCGTAGCCCTGGTGAATGCCTCCTACTTCGACAGTGATATCTGGGTGGTGGGAAACCTGAAGATCCAGGGCAAGTGGCTGGGCATGGAAACGACGCCCCGTACAGGCCTGATCATTCCAAAGACCGGTACGCCCTCCATCCAGCCCGGGCTTTCCTACAGCGGTACGGTGACCCGTCCTGACGGGAAAAGCTTTGCTATTACCGGCGTGGACCGGATGCGTCTGGAGAACGAGTTGATCCTGTTCAACGACGGATATGACGATACCACCGATACCAACAGGTATGGAACGGAAGTGAAACTGGTGAACGGAGTGGTCAGCGACATCAGCCGGGCGGGCAGCATGCCCCTCACTGCCGGCAGCACTGTCCTGTCGGGCAATGGGACTGCGGCGGCCTTCCTGAACGGGCTGCGCCGGGGCGACCGGGTGACCCTCCGCCAGACACTGGGCAATCCGGTGGCCGACAGTGCGGCGTCCGTTGGATCGGCCGGCCCCCAGCTGGTGCGGGACGGGCAGGTGGCTGTCACCAGCGGGGAGGAGGAAATCGCCCCGGATATTGCTGATGGACGGGCGCCCCGGACCGGTGTGGGCATCAAAAAGGACGGTACTGTGCTCATTGTGGTGGCCGACGGCCGCAGCGATGACAGCGCCGGATTCACCCTGGACGAGTTCGCTCGGTATTTCGTCAGCCTGGGGGCTGATCGGGCCATGAATTTCGATGGCGGCGGATCCAGCGAGATGGTGGTGAACGGCAGGATCATGAACGATCCCAGCGACGGCAGCGAACGACCGGTCCGCGTGGCACTGGGCGTGTTCAGGAAATAA